The Argentina anserina chromosome 3, drPotAnse1.1, whole genome shotgun sequence genome includes a region encoding these proteins:
- the LOC126787461 gene encoding uncharacterized protein LOC126787461, with protein sequence MASFTMVFAPMVTTRVNTRVYAATAAKGAGGSKEEKGFIGWLGGVICKDDQLLEVDPILKKVEDKSGGTTGGRKNTVMVPPKKKGGFNLGGLFAKED encoded by the coding sequence ATGGCTTCCTTTACAATGGTCTTTGCCCCCATGGTAACCACCAGAGTAAACACCAGAGTGTACGCAGCAACCGCAGCCAAGGGTGCCGGAGGAAGCAAAGAAGAGAAGGGTTTTATTGGGTGGCTAGGAGGAGTTATATGCAAGGATGACCAGCTGCTCGAGGTTGATCCCATACTCAAGAAGGTTGAGGACAAGAGTGGTGGAACCACCGGCGGAAGAAAGAACACGGTGATGGTGCCGCCCAAGAAGAAAGGTGGGTTTAACCTCGGAGGCCTTTTTGCTAAAGAAGATTAA